One genomic segment of Clostridiales bacterium includes these proteins:
- a CDS encoding SMI1/KNR4 family protein, with the protein MKLRFEKFERKYNFYLPDSYKLLITELGDSYMIGNCEFFSAEDFINNNLRSGGEMEVGLFPFGGLGNGDCFCFLKYGENPEEYYIVLWLSETCNYVILNSTFDNFIYNCLIQEYKALLYPDEYMAEGTREEYEECIDKIGSVSSLFDFDLDLIEKAKDEDALDSLILKRDPFAVQLLCMLGKKLLYTHTKEAEKYLNRAINFSPDYAAHYYILGKYLLDENKKEGLELLYKCATVPIAASGYSYWEEDDVGVPRNLLDEVFEILTKNKDELPHECAKSIYMNFIMKGEPYDPDARFMLADEFLKSGDYIHCIRELNNVMILTDDPVVKIKLLETLIPVYEKAGFVWASSICRKDIKYIRGLKKSV; encoded by the coding sequence TTGAAACTGAGGTTTGAAAAATTTGAAAGAAAGTATAATTTCTATCTTCCTGATTCATATAAACTTCTTATTACTGAGTTGGGCGATAGTTATATGATAGGCAACTGCGAGTTCTTTTCGGCTGAAGATTTTATAAACAATAATTTAAGGTCCGGAGGCGAAATGGAAGTCGGGCTGTTCCCATTCGGAGGATTGGGGAATGGGGATTGCTTCTGCTTTTTAAAATATGGAGAAAATCCTGAAGAATATTATATAGTGCTCTGGCTGTCTGAAACTTGTAATTATGTCATATTGAACTCGACATTCGATAATTTTATATACAATTGCCTTATACAGGAATATAAGGCTCTTTTATACCCCGATGAGTATATGGCGGAGGGAACGAGAGAAGAATATGAGGAGTGCATAGACAAGATAGGCAGCGTATCGTCATTGTTTGATTTTGATTTGGACCTCATAGAGAAAGCAAAAGATGAAGATGCTTTGGATTCTCTTATATTAAAGAGGGATCCATTTGCCGTACAGCTTTTATGCATGCTTGGGAAAAAGCTGCTGTATACTCACACAAAAGAAGCGGAAAAGTATCTAAACAGGGCGATCAATTTTTCCCCTGATTACGCCGCTCATTATTATATCCTGGGCAAATACTTGCTTGATGAAAACAAAAAAGAGGGTCTGGAGCTCCTTTATAAATGTGCAACAGTACCTATCGCAGCGTCAGGCTATAGTTACTGGGAGGAGGACGATGTCGGCGTTCCGCGTAATTTACTGGATGAAGTATTTGAAATTCTTACGAAAAATAAAGATGAACTGCCCCATGAATGTGCAAAGTCCATTTATATGAATTTTATAATGAAAGGGGAACCATACGATCCTGATGCAAGGTTTATGCTTGCTGATGAATTCTTGAAATCAGGTGATTACATACATTGTATAAGGGAATTGAATAATGTAATGATACTTACAGATGACCCGGTCGTAAAAATAAAGCTTTTGGAGACGCTCATACCTGTATATGAAAAAGCGGGTTTTGTCTGGGCATCCAGCATATGTCGAAAGGATATAAAATATATAAGGGGTTTAAAAAAATCGGTTTAG
- a CDS encoding DUF421 domain-containing protein yields the protein MLIVIVRSIILYIVVLIVMRIMGKRQIGQLQPFELVITIIISELAAVPMQNTGIPLLYGIIPIVILMIAHIILSFASLKSLKARAVICGKPSILIDHGIVRTDELAKLYFNIDDLLEQLRVKGYPDIQDVEFAILETKGQLSVIPKSMKRPVTPKDMNLDIEQERLPITLIIDGKVVRENLKIAKLNENDIRKNLNNSDISDFKQVLFAGLDSSGKFFFQKK from the coding sequence ATGCTTATTGTAATCGTAAGGTCAATTATATTATACATAGTCGTGCTCATAGTAATGAGGATAATGGGCAAAAGGCAGATCGGCCAGCTGCAGCCTTTTGAACTCGTGATAACCATAATTATATCCGAGCTTGCCGCGGTACCTATGCAAAATACCGGAATCCCTTTGCTCTATGGCATTATACCTATTGTAATATTGATGATTGCCCATATAATACTCTCCTTTGCCTCGCTGAAGAGCCTTAAAGCAAGAGCCGTCATATGCGGAAAACCAAGCATATTAATAGACCACGGCATCGTAAGAACCGATGAACTTGCAAAGCTGTATTTTAATATAGATGATCTTTTGGAACAGCTCAGGGTAAAGGGTTACCCAGATATACAGGATGTTGAATTCGCAATACTTGAAACAAAAGGGCAGCTGAGCGTTATACCAAAATCAATGAAAAGGCCTGTGACACCAAAGGATATGAATTTGGACATCGAGCAGGAAAGGCTTCCTATAACATTGATAATAGATGGCAAAGTGGTACGGGAAAACTTAAAAATTGCCAAACTGAATGAAAATGACATCAGGAAAAATTTAAACAACAGCGATATATCCGATTTTAAGCAAGTGCTTTTTGCAGGTCTGGATTCATCCGGAAAGTTCTTCTTTCAGAAAAAATAA
- a CDS encoding DUF4363 family protein, with protein MKKFIMSMVILVIILTFSVAIIIYFKNTSNQLSSSVQKTMKFVSEGKWNEAETSIDDLEGKWDKTEKIWATLTDHIEMDNIELSMKKSKQYINTKDVPLAHAELNSLRFMVEHIYGKEIFNLKNIL; from the coding sequence ATGAAAAAATTTATAATGTCAATGGTCATCCTTGTAATAATATTGACTTTTAGTGTTGCTATAATAATATATTTTAAAAATACATCCAACCAGCTCTCCTCATCCGTACAAAAAACGATGAAATTCGTATCTGAAGGCAAATGGAACGAGGCTGAAACAAGCATCGACGACCTGGAAGGCAAATGGGACAAAACAGAAAAAATATGGGCAACCCTAACAGATCATATAGAAATGGATAACATAGAATTGTCCATGAAAAAATCAAAGCAGTATATAAATACAAAGGATGTACCCCTTGCCCATGCGGAACTAAACAGTTTAAGGTTTATGGTGGAGCATATTTACGGCAAAGAGATATTTAATTTAAAGAATATTTTATAG
- the fba gene encoding class II fructose-1,6-bisphosphate aldolase, with the protein MPLVTSKEMFKKAYEGKYAIGAFNVNNMEIVQGIISAAKEENAPVILQASAGARKYAGPIYLKKLVEAAVEESGLPVVLHLDHGDSFELCKSCVDGGFTSVMFDGSKLPFEENIRITKQVVEYAHAKGVVVEAELGKLAGIEDAVNVKAEDAIFTDPNQAAEFVQRTGIDSLAIAIGTSHGAYKFKGEPRLDFARLEKVQKLLPNFPIVLHGASSVPQEFVERCNKYGGNLPGAKGVPEEMLRKAASMAVCKINIDTDLRLAMTSTVRKHFVEHPEDFDPRKYLGEAREAIKQIVKHKIRDVLGCNNKA; encoded by the coding sequence ATGCCACTTGTAACTTCAAAAGAAATGTTTAAAAAAGCTTACGAAGGAAAATACGCAATCGGAGCTTTTAATGTTAACAACATGGAAATCGTACAGGGAATAATTAGTGCTGCAAAAGAGGAAAACGCACCGGTAATACTTCAGGCTTCTGCCGGAGCGAGAAAATATGCAGGCCCCATATACTTAAAGAAACTTGTTGAAGCAGCAGTTGAAGAATCGGGTCTTCCTGTAGTTCTGCACTTAGACCATGGTGATAGTTTCGAGCTTTGCAAATCCTGTGTAGATGGTGGATTTACTTCCGTCATGTTTGACGGATCAAAGCTTCCATTTGAGGAAAACATCAGGATTACAAAACAGGTTGTTGAATATGCACACGCCAAAGGTGTCGTCGTCGAAGCCGAGCTCGGAAAGCTTGCAGGAATAGAAGATGCAGTCAATGTCAAGGCGGAAGATGCTATTTTTACAGACCCGAATCAGGCTGCAGAATTTGTACAGAGAACCGGAATCGATTCCCTTGCAATAGCTATCGGAACAAGTCACGGAGCATATAAATTCAAAGGCGAACCAAGGCTCGATTTTGCAAGATTGGAAAAGGTTCAAAAGTTGCTGCCTAACTTCCCAATAGTACTTCACGGTGCATCATCGGTACCGCAGGAATTTGTTGAACGCTGCAATAAATACGGCGGAAATCTCCCCGGAGCAAAGGGCGTTCCTGAAGAGATGCTCAGGAAAGCCGCATCGATGGCTGTATGCAAGATAAACATAGATACTGATTTAAGATTGGCAATGACATCTACTGTAAGGAAACATTTTGTTGAACATCCTGAGGATTTTGACCCGAGAAAATACTTGGGAGAAGCAAGAGAAGCCATTAAGCAGATTGTAAAGCACAAGATAAGGGACGTACTTGGCTGCAACAATAAAGCATAA
- a CDS encoding YaaR family protein gives MAISKITAQGKINTDNISNKKVSSGFKEQFSNAFKKETDKQLEKLLHSIKKSGREIIESQSITSVHKYKEEIKEYLSFVLKDAYRVAKLRSMYNGNSSTIVQIINKELDKLTQTVLSEEKGTLAVANMIEHIEGLLVDIYK, from the coding sequence ATGGCGATTTCGAAGATAACGGCACAGGGAAAAATAAATACAGACAATATCTCAAATAAAAAAGTAAGCTCCGGTTTTAAAGAGCAGTTCAGCAACGCGTTTAAAAAAGAAACCGACAAGCAGCTTGAAAAGCTGCTTCATAGTATAAAAAAGAGCGGAAGGGAGATAATCGAGTCTCAGAGCATAACATCCGTGCATAAATATAAAGAAGAAATAAAAGAATATCTTTCCTTCGTGCTAAAAGATGCATACCGGGTGGCAAAGCTTCGCAGCATGTATAATGGAAACTCTTCTACAATTGTTCAAATAATCAATAAGGAGCTTGACAAGCTTACCCAAACGGTACTTTCAGAAGAAAAAGGTACTCTCGCCGTCGCAAATATGATAGAACATATAGAAGGCCTGCTTGTAGATATTTACAAGTAA